The following coding sequences lie in one Desmodus rotundus isolate HL8 chromosome 1, HLdesRot8A.1, whole genome shotgun sequence genomic window:
- the LOC112320924 gene encoding histone H2B subacrosomal variant-like, which produces MAKSNTKKNKCSRRHQKPSSRKRSQSCTDFSRNYSLYIRRVLKEVDPQKTISSHTVDIMNTMINNIFERISTQAYNLMCFRNRCTLTHEDIQKAMYMLFPGKRSKYAVTFGSEAVQRYVHSKNNVPR; this is translated from the coding sequence ATGGCCAAGTCCAACACCAAAAAGAATAAGTGCTCCAGAAGACATCAAAAACCAAGCTCCAGAAAGAGATCACAGTCCTGCACCGACTTTAGCCGAAATTATTCACTCTACATCCGCAGGGTCCTAAAAGAAGTGGATCCCCAGAAGACTATATCATCTCACACCGTGGACATCATGAACACCATGATCAACAACATTTTTGAACGCATTTCTACGCAAGCCTACAATCTGATGTGTTTCAGAAATCGCTGCACCCTCACCCATGAAGATATCCAGAAGGCAATGTATATGCTGTTTCCTGGAAAACGATCTAAGTACGCGGTGACTTTCGGAAGTGAAGCTGTCCAAAGATATGTCCACTCCAAAAACAACGTACCACGTTAA